The region GCTGCGCGACCCGTTCACGATGTACAAGGTGCTGCGGCGCGACGCGCTCGAAGGGCTGCGCCTCGAGTGCAACCGCTTCGACTTCGACTGGGAGCTGACCGGCAAGCTGCTGCGCTGCGGCTACCACCCCGTCGAGGTGCCCGTCTCGTACCACTCGCGCTCGTTCATCGAGGGCAAGAAGGTCTCGATCCTGCGCGACCCGCTCAGCTGGGTCGTCGCCTGCTTCAAGTACCGCTTCAGCGCCCTCGAAGAGCCGTTGCCGGAGGAGCCGGGACGCTGAAGGCGAGGTTCTCCACCGTGAGGATGTCGGGGAAGGCTCCCGGCGCCTGCGGATGGGTGAAGGTCACCCACGCCTCGAGCTCGTTGAGACCGCGCACGAGCGGCACGGCGAGTGCGTGGCTCCCAGCGCGGAAGCGGAAGTGGTCGATCGTCGTGCCGTCCTGCACCCAGACGGTGATCCGACCGCCCGAGGGCGCCGTCTCGGCCCGCCCGTAGCGTGCGGTCAGCTCGTAGCTGCCGCTGTGCGGCGCGATCACGTCGATCTCCTCGTGGTCGTGCAGCAGGGTGAACGAGCGTCCCGCCTGATAGGTGCCGTAGTCGCCGAGGGCCGTCGGGTAGCCGGCGTCGGGATCGATGACGCGCACCACGCTCGCGTGGCCCTCGGCCATCACGACGAGCGTCGGCAGCACGCTCGTCGCGTGCTGCAGGGACGAGTAGGTGCTCGGGTTCGTGAGGCGCAGCCAGTCGACGGGGCCGGTCGTCGAGAGCGCGACCTGCGCCACCGCGCCGTAGAGGCCGAAGGCGGCGCCGAGCGCCGTGAGGGCGCGCCGGAGCGCGAGGCGCGCGGGTTGCCAGGCCATCCAGACGAGGAGGGCCGGGAGGGTGAAGAGCGTCGCGTAGTCGGCCTCGTAGCGCATCGAGCCACCCGGCAGGCTGAAGGCGATGAGCACCGCGATCACCAAGGCCAGCCCGACGAGCACCAGGCAGAGGTTGCGCAGCAGGGGCGCGAGGCGGCGCCTGGCGGCGAGCACGACGAGGAAGAGGAGGAGCGGCGTGGTGGTGAGGATCCCGCCGATCTCCTCGGGCACGTAGGTGACGGGCACCGCGCCCGGGTAGGCCGGTGGCGGGGCGAGCGCGAAGAAGGGGAAGGCGAAGGTCCAGCGCATCGGCGCGACGAAGTAGTAGTAGAGGCTCGGCCACAGGTAGCCGAGCTTGTAAAAGGGCGTCTTGGTGGGGTCGTACCCGGCGAGCTGGTAGGAGGCGCCGAACTGCAGCGGGCTGCCGAAGCGGGCGACGTTGTACGCGAGCAGCAGCACCACCGCGGCGGCGAAGGGGCCGACGACGACGAGGGCGCGACGGGCCTCCCCGCCTCGGCCGACGGGCGCCTCGCGGTGGAGGTACCACAGCGACCCGAGGAGGAGCGCGCCGAGCAGCACCATGTCCCAGTGCGCGCCGGCGGCGAGCCCCGCGGCGAGGCTCGCGAAGCCGAGCCACCAGCTCGCGCGGCGCGCGCCGGAGAGGCCCTTGGTGAGCAGCCACAGCGAGGCGCAGGTGAAGCAGTAGGCGCCGGCGATCGAGACCTGGTAGATCTCCGGCGTCCGCAGGAGAAAGGGCACGAGCCCGGCGGTCGCGAGCACGAGGCCGCCGAGGACCGCCTTCCACGGCCGGGCCTGGGGGACGAGCCAGGAGACCGCGGCGTCGAGGAGCGCGAGGGCGAACGCGAGGCCGACCGCACCGAAGATCAGACAGGCGAGGTTCTGCTCGAGCTGGCCGACGTGCAGCAGGCGCCAGGGGAGGAAGAGGGTGAGGACGGGCGTCGGCCCCCACGTGAGGTAGAAGTGGCCGTGGTAGAGCGCGAGATCGTGGAAGACCCCCGAGTAGGCCGCGTTGGCGAGGGGGTCGTACGGGTTGTGGAGCGCGAGCAGCCCCTTCGGCGGCGACGCGAGGATCGAGAGGTGGCCCGCGAGGAAGCCGCTCGTCAGGTCGTTGTAGTAGTCCGCCTGCCCCTGCCCGAAGAGGATCGGGTCACCGCTCGAGGTGGCGGTCCAGTAGTAGAAGAGACTCGCGAGCGCCCACACGCCGCCGAGCCCGACCCTCCGGCGGGCGAGCGCCGACGCGGCGAGGTGCCTCAAAACCGAGCGGGGGGCACGGCGCTCAGGGGCCGGCACACAGCGCCTCCCAGTTGCGGCGCGCCTCGGCGGCATCGGGGAGACCGTCGAGGGAGGCGGCCGGGTAGCCGAGCACCGCGGCGACGGCGCCGTGGCGGGCGAGGAGCGGGCCTGCGACCTCGGCGGTGAGGTACGCCCGCCAGCCGCCGGGCAGCTCCTCGAGGTCGCCGCTCGCCGCGGGGGAGGCCTGCCCACCCTTGCCGGCGGCCGCTGCCTCGAGGCGGTCGAGTTCCTCGTAGCGGATGCGCGCCGTCGCGAGGTCGCTCCACCACTCCGCGGAGATCGAGAGCAGCCGCTCGGCGCGAGCCCCGAGCGCCCACTCGCGGAACTCCGCGCTCGTCGGGTCGCGGTCGACGAGGGGGTCCTCGCTCCCGAGATCGCCGCCCAGCCAGTTGAGGGTCGACCGGTCGACCTGCACCAGACGGCAGATGGAGACGAGGACGTCGAGCGGGTGGCGGGCGACAGTCACGGCGCGGAAACCGTGCCGGGAGAGGAGTCGGTGGAGGTGCTCGCTCCGTGGCCAGCCGAGGCGCACGATGCCGCGCGCCGGGAGCGCCTCCCAGCCGACGTCGGCGGGATGGTCGGCGACCGCCTCGTCGACGCCGAGGAGCGCCGCCAGCAGCGCGGTCAGCCGCTCCCCGCCCGACTGCGGGGTGGCGAGCACTGCGAGACGGGCCGGCGCGCTCGAGGCGGCCGCCTCGAACAGCGGCGGCAGCGGCTCCCCGGAGTCGCCTGCCTCCTCGCTCTCGCCGCCGGCGGCGCCGCGGCGCTGCAGCTGGCGGACGAAGTTGCGCAGCCGCCCGATCTCCTCGATGAGCAGCTGCTCGCGCATCGGCACGAAGTCGTCGAGGGCGTTCGCCGGCACCAGCAGGGGGACGAGCGCCGACTCCTCCTCGGGGACGTAGTAGCGGTTGATCCCGTCGGTGGACGCGTAGAGGTAGCCGGCACCGGTCAGCAGGTGCTCGAAACGGTCGTGCGTCGGGATGAAGGAGTAGGGCTCGGTCGCCTCGACGACGACGACGCGCGGCCGCCAGCGGCGGAGGTCGATCCCCCCGAGCACCTCGGCCTCGGCCCCCTCGACGTCGATCTTCAAGAAGTCGATCCGGTCCGGAGCCGCCTCCTCGAGGATCCGGTCGAGGGTCGTGATCGGGACCGTCACCGCATCGACACGCATCCCCTTGGCCTGGTAGCGGCGGGCTACCTCTTCGGAGAGGGTCGACAGCGACGGGTCGTCGGCGACCCGGTAGAAGGTGAGCTCGCCCTCCTGCGCGCCCGCAGCGACCTCGAGGTTGAGGTCCCTTCGGCGCACCGAGCGGAGCTGGGCCGCCCACTGGGGCACCGGCTCGATGTTGATCCCGTGCCAGCCCGCCTCGTAGAAGTGGCGGGTGACCGTCGCCTCGGTCGGCGAGGCGGCGCCGACGTCGACGTAGAAGCCCCTGCTGGTCCCGCCGAGGGCGCGCGCGAGGATCACGTCCTCTGCGTTCTGCGCATAGGAGATCATCGGCGATCAGCGGCCGAGGACGACGCGGGCTCCCACCCTGAGGACCCGGTAGAGGGGCCCGGTCTGCTTCAGCGCCTCGACGCCGCGGCGGGCGATCCGGTAGGAGAGCTGACGCTGGATGGCATCGGCGAGCGCCCCCACCTCGGCGAGGCGGCGCGCGGTCTCGGCGAGCTCTGCCTGCGTCGCGGCGAGCGCGGCGGCCGCCTCGTCGCGGGAGGCCTCGATCGTGTGCAGCTGCGCCTCGAGCTGGATGACGTACTGCTCCTTCAGGGCGAGGTCGTGCTGCAGGGAGCGGAGCTCGAGCTCACGCAGCTGCTCGCGTTGCTGTGCGGCCTCGGCCTGGGTCCGCAGCAGGTGCTCGAGCTCGTCGACCTTCTCCTCGAGGCTGTAGAGGAGGCGTTCGTCGACACCGGCGCGTTCGACGGGGATGGCGCGCGGCCCCGCCTCGGCGGGGGGACGGTCAGCGGCGAGGCGAACGAGCTCGCTGAGGGCCGGGTCGAGCTGCGGCGGCGACTCCAGCTCTGGCACCGGCTCATGGTAGCCGGAGCCGTCGTTTGCGGACCCCGCCCAGCTCAGCGCGCGGCGGGCGCCTCGCGGCGGCTGGCCACCACCTCGTCGAGGACCCCCGGCCACACCGACGGCCGGGCGGCAGCCCGCCACGCCTCGTGCTGGGCGAGGATGAGCGCGCGTTGCCGTTCCCAGGCACCCCGCTCCGCGAGCAGCGAGGCGACCTTCACGGCGAAGCTCTTCGCGTCGTCGTCGACGAGCAGGCAGTCGGCGACGGCGAGGTCGATCCCCTCCGCGCCGACCGAGGTGGAGACGGTCGGGAACCCGAACTGCAGCGCCTCCACCGTCTTGTTCTTCACCCCGGCGCCGTAGCGCATCGGCACGATCACCACGCGGGCGTTTCCGTAGAAGGCCTCGAGGTCCGGGACGCGCCCGGTGAAGACGATCGACGGCCCGGCGAGGCGCAGCACGGGCTCGGGGGCGTGCGAGCCGGTGACGAGCAGCCGTGACCCGGGAGCGCGCGCCAGCACCTCGGGGAGGACGTCGCGGGCGAACCATAAGAGCGCGTCGACGTTCGGGGTGTGTACACCCCATGCCCACCCGGCGACGAAGACGACGTCGGCGCGCTCGGCGTAGCCGTTGCGCCCCGGCTCGATGTCGTGCAGCAGCGGGCTGTGCACGTGGACGGGACGGTCGGTGTGCTCGCGCGCGAAGGCCGCCTCGTCCTCCGAGACCGTGACGACGAGGTCGGCGTCGCGGACGATCTCGGTCTCGACGCGGCGCATTGCCTCGGCCTCGGTGTAGAGGTGGGCGCCGTAGCCGAGGGCGGCCTGCCGCTCGATGCGCACGTGGAAGAGCGCCTCGGCGTCGTAGATGATCGGTGTCGCGGGGTGCAGCTCGCGGATCGCCGGCGCGAAGCGCTCGTAGTTGTGGGGCCGGGAGACGACCACCGCCGCGTAGGGCTCGGCCAGCTCCTCAAGATGGCGACGGAGGTCGTCCGGGGTGAAGCCGTCGAGGACCGCGACCCCGAGCGAGCAGGCGAAGGTCGTGTCGCGCGCCCCGTCGACGAGCGAGGCGAACAGCGAGACGTGGTAGCGGCCGGACTCCTGGATCGAGCGGAGGGTGTCAGCCATGCGCGGGTAGCCCGAGCCGATCGAGGCGTCCGCGACCTGGTCGTCGATGAGCAGCACGCGTAGGGGCGAGCCCATCGCCTTCCACACCGCGCGGTCGATCGCCGTCTGGTCCCAGGGCGCCGCGGTCTCGCGCTGCGCGAGAAGCTCGCCCCACTTGGACTGGAAGGTCGCCCGGTTCCTCGCGAACAGAAAGCTACGGAAGGGGCTCGTCGTGCTCATCGACTCGTGGTGCAGCACCCGCGCCCGCGGCTGGTACCAGGTGGGGTGGCCTGCCGCCGCCATCCGCAGGCAGAGGTCGGTGTCCTCGTAGTACGCCGGGAAGAAGGCGGGGTCCATCCCGCCCGTCTCGTCGAACAGGGCCTTTCGGATCAACAGTGCCCCGCCGGAGCCGAAGTCGACCTTGCGCTCGTAGTCGTAGCGGCGGCTGTCTCCTGGGAGGCCGCGGCCGACGGTGACTGTCGAGCCGTCCGCCCAGATCACCGAGGCGGCCTCCTGCAGGCTCCCGTCGGGGAAGAGCATCGTGCTCCCGACGGCGCCCGCCTCGGGATGGCGCCGCGCCGTCTCGACGAGCCTCTCGAGCCACTCGTCGGCGACCTCGGTGTCGTCGTTCAAGAGCACGAGGAACTCGCCGCGCGCCTCGGTGGCGGCGAGGTTCACTGCGCCGCCGAAGCCGACGTTGACCCTCGTGCGCAGCACCCGCGCCCCGGTGACCTGGCGCTCGACGACGTCGACCAGCTCCCGGTCGGGCTGGTTGAGCACGAGCAGCAGCTCGTAGGGGACCTCGCGCGCGCTGCGCTCGAGCGCCCGCAGGCAGCCGAGCAGGAAGGGGGCGCGTCGAAAGCCGATCACCACGACCGAGGCGACCGGCTCTGCCACCTCGGCAAAGCGCACGCGCGGCAGCGCCTCGGGCCGTTCGGTCACCATCGCACCAGCGAACGCGAAGGGTTCAGGGGGTCGACCGGGTGAAGACCCGCCGGGCGAACCGCCGCACCCCGGAGTAGACCGCGGGCTGGCGGCGCAGGATCCCGGTCACCGCGAGCGTCGCCCGGTAGCTCGCCTGCCCCTCGATCGCCTCGAGGCGGCCGCCGGCCTCGACGAGGCGCTCGGCCACCTGCTCGTACTCCTCCGCGAGCTCGTTCCAGCG is a window of Acidimicrobiales bacterium DNA encoding:
- a CDS encoding glycosyltransferase, encoding MVTERPEALPRVRFAEVAEPVASVVVIGFRRAPFLLGCLRALERSAREVPYELLLVLNQPDRELVDVVERQVTGARVLRTRVNVGFGGAVNLAATEARGEFLVLLNDDTEVADEWLERLVETARRHPEAGAVGSTMLFPDGSLQEAASVIWADGSTVTVGRGLPGDSRRYDYERKVDFGSGGALLIRKALFDETGGMDPAFFPAYYEDTDLCLRMAAAGHPTWYQPRARVLHHESMSTTSPFRSFLFARNRATFQSKWGELLAQRETAAPWDQTAIDRAVWKAMGSPLRVLLIDDQVADASIGSGYPRMADTLRSIQESGRYHVSLFASLVDGARDTTFACSLGVAVLDGFTPDDLRRHLEELAEPYAAVVVSRPHNYERFAPAIRELHPATPIIYDAEALFHVRIERQAALGYGAHLYTEAEAMRRVETEIVRDADLVVTVSEDEAAFAREHTDRPVHVHSPLLHDIEPGRNGYAERADVVFVAGWAWGVHTPNVDALLWFARDVLPEVLARAPGSRLLVTGSHAPEPVLRLAGPSIVFTGRVPDLEAFYGNARVVIVPMRYGAGVKNKTVEALQFGFPTVSTSVGAEGIDLAVADCLLVDDDAKSFAVKVASLLAERGAWERQRALILAQHEAWRAAARPSVWPGVLDEVVASRREAPAAR
- a CDS encoding FkbM family methyltransferase codes for the protein MISYAQNAEDVILARALGGTSRGFYVDVGAASPTEATVTRHFYEAGWHGINIEPVPQWAAQLRSVRRRDLNLEVAAGAQEGELTFYRVADDPSLSTLSEEVARRYQAKGMRVDAVTVPITTLDRILEEAAPDRIDFLKIDVEGAEAEVLGGIDLRRWRPRVVVVEATEPYSFIPTHDRFEHLLTGAGYLYASTDGINRYYVPEEESALVPLLVPANALDDFVPMREQLLIEEIGRLRNFVRQLQRRGAAGGESEEAGDSGEPLPPLFEAAASSAPARLAVLATPQSGGERLTALLAALLGVDEAVADHPADVGWEALPARGIVRLGWPRSEHLHRLLSRHGFRAVTVARHPLDVLVSICRLVQVDRSTLNWLGGDLGSEDPLVDRDPTSAEFREWALGARAERLLSISAEWWSDLATARIRYEELDRLEAAAAGKGGQASPAASGDLEELPGGWRAYLTAEVAGPLLARHGAVAAVLGYPAASLDGLPDAAEARRNWEALCAGP